One Thermus sp. CCB_US3_UF1 DNA window includes the following coding sequences:
- a CDS encoding dihydrodipicolinate synthase family protein: MILPPIPTPFDRQGRLDPAAFRELAQALEPLVDGLLIYGSNGEGVHLSPEERAQGLRALSPKKPFLVGLMEETLPQAERALLEAQEAGAMALLATPPRYYHGSLGEGLLAYYRALAERMPLFLYHVPQNTRVDLPLPAVEALAAHPQIQGIKDSSGDLGRLAFYQARLKGFRVFTGHAPTFLGALALGAEGGILAAANLAPRAYRSLLEHFRAGRMEEAQALQKRLFPLGDLLSKGGVPLLKQALRHLGLPAGYPRPPYPGESPLWGAFRPLLEELKEEGWLL, encoded by the coding sequence GTGATCCTGCCCCCCATCCCCACCCCCTTTGACCGGCAAGGAAGGCTGGATCCTGCGGCCTTCCGGGAACTGGCCCAGGCCCTGGAGCCCCTGGTGGACGGGCTCCTCATCTACGGCTCCAACGGGGAAGGGGTCCACCTGTCCCCCGAGGAAAGGGCCCAGGGCCTCAGGGCCCTCTCGCCCAAGAAGCCCTTCTTGGTGGGCCTTATGGAGGAAACCCTGCCCCAGGCGGAACGGGCCCTCCTCGAGGCCCAGGAGGCCGGGGCCATGGCCCTCCTGGCCACCCCACCCCGGTACTACCACGGAAGCCTGGGGGAAGGCCTTCTCGCCTACTACCGGGCCCTGGCCGAGCGGATGCCCCTTTTCCTCTACCACGTGCCCCAGAACACCCGGGTGGACCTGCCCCTCCCCGCGGTGGAGGCCCTGGCGGCCCACCCCCAGATCCAGGGGATCAAGGACTCCAGCGGGGACCTGGGCCGCCTGGCCTTCTACCAGGCCCGCCTAAAGGGGTTTAGGGTCTTCACCGGCCACGCCCCCACCTTCCTGGGGGCCTTGGCCCTGGGAGCGGAGGGGGGCATCCTGGCCGCGGCCAACCTGGCCCCCCGGGCCTACCGGAGCCTTCTGGAGCACTTCCGGGCCGGGAGGATGGAAGAGGCACAAGCCCTGCAAAAGCGGCTTTTCCCCCTTGGAGACCTCCTCTCCAAGGGCGGGGTGCCCCTCCTCAAGCAGGCCCTGCGGCACCTGGGCCTGCCCGCGGGCTACCCCAGGCCCCCCTACCCCGGGGAAAGCCCCCTTTGGGGGGCCTTCCGGCCCCTGCTGGAGGAGCTCAAGGAGGAAGGATGGCTCTTGTGA
- a CDS encoding hemolysin family protein, which yields MDRPPSRWLFLLPFGSLALAQAQAPAPGDLFLLVLLLGLSAFFSASETAFTTLYPWKVRELSELQGGPFRLLAKDITRFLTTILVGNNLVNIAATALVTDLATRAFGSVGVGLATGLMTFLVLFFGEITPKSLAVHHAEALARVAAWPIYLLSVLLYPVGRFFSLVSGLLLRAFGLEPRDTPLVSEHELKLILAGAEESGTIEAQEEEMIHSILELEETPVREIMTPRVEMVALEAEATLEEFLHLFREHRYSRVPVYRESVDHIVGVAYAKDLLDYHCEEDLKGRTVASIAHPPYFVPENMDAWTLLRELRRRKVHMAIVVDEFGGTAGLVTLEDVMEEIVGEIYDETDEPEDAPIRRLPDGSFSIQAQTPVDEVSEALGVELPDGEYDTLSGFLYERFGRIPGVGESVEWQGFRFLVESASQRRIERVRVERLVEHGEG from the coding sequence ATGGACAGACCTCCCAGTCGGTGGCTCTTCCTCTTGCCCTTCGGTTCCCTAGCCCTGGCCCAAGCCCAAGCCCCAGCCCCTGGGGACCTTTTTCTTTTGGTCCTGCTCCTGGGGCTTTCCGCCTTCTTCTCCGCCAGCGAAACCGCCTTCACCACCCTTTACCCCTGGAAGGTGCGGGAGCTTTCCGAGCTCCAGGGGGGGCCTTTCCGCCTCCTGGCCAAGGACATCACCCGCTTCCTCACCACCATCCTGGTGGGCAACAACCTGGTCAACATCGCCGCCACCGCCCTGGTGACGGACCTCGCCACCCGCGCCTTCGGCTCGGTGGGGGTGGGGCTGGCCACGGGGCTCATGACCTTCCTGGTCCTCTTCTTCGGGGAGATCACCCCCAAGTCCCTGGCCGTGCACCACGCCGAGGCCCTGGCCCGGGTGGCGGCCTGGCCCATCTACCTCCTTTCCGTCCTCCTCTACCCCGTGGGCCGTTTCTTCAGCCTGGTTTCCGGCCTGCTCCTCCGGGCCTTCGGCCTGGAGCCCCGGGATACCCCCTTGGTGTCGGAGCACGAGCTCAAGCTGATCCTGGCCGGGGCCGAGGAGTCGGGGACCATTGAGGCCCAGGAGGAGGAGATGATCCACTCCATCCTGGAGCTGGAGGAAACCCCGGTGCGGGAGATCATGACCCCCCGGGTGGAGATGGTGGCCCTCGAGGCCGAGGCCACCCTGGAGGAGTTCCTCCACCTCTTCCGCGAGCACCGCTATAGCCGGGTGCCCGTCTACCGGGAGAGCGTGGACCACATCGTGGGGGTGGCCTACGCCAAGGACCTATTGGACTACCACTGCGAGGAGGACCTCAAGGGGCGCACCGTGGCCTCCATCGCCCATCCCCCCTACTTCGTGCCCGAGAACATGGACGCCTGGACCCTCCTGCGCGAGCTGCGCCGGCGCAAGGTGCACATGGCCATCGTGGTGGACGAGTTCGGGGGCACGGCCGGCCTGGTGACCCTGGAGGACGTCATGGAGGAGATCGTGGGGGAGATCTACGACGAGACCGACGAGCCCGAGGATGCCCCCATACGCCGCCTGCCCGACGGCTCCTTCTCCATCCAGGCGCAAACCCCCGTGGACGAGGTTTCCGAGGCCTTGGGGGTGGAGCTGCCCGATGGGGAGTACGATACCCTTTCCGGCTTCCTCTACGAGCGGTTTGGCCGCATCCCCGGGGTGGGGGAGAGCGTGGAGTGGCAGGGCTTCCGCTTCCTGGTGGAAAGCGCAAGCCAGCGCCGCATCGAGCGGGTCCGCGTGGAGCGGTTGGTGGAACATGGAGAAGGTTAG
- the lepA gene encoding translation elongation factor 4, with product MGRMAGHLIRNFSIIAHVDHGKSTLADRILQMTHAVSEREMREQFLDSLELERERGITIKASAVRVNYRAKDGQEYIFNLIDTPGHVDFTYEVSRALAAVEGVLLVVDASQGVEAQTIANFYLALEHEHTIIPVVNKIDLPNARPLEVALEVEEVLGLPADEAIFASGKTGEGVEAILEAIVARIPPPKGDPAAPLKALIFDSLYDAYQGVIPYLRLFEGQVRPGDRIRVWSTGREFTVDKVGVFTPQGLVPKEALVAGEVGWLTAAIRDIHDVQVGDTITLAERPTDAPYPGFRPAKPVVFAGLYPVDSGDYGKLRDALEKLKLNDAALAFEPETSSALGFGFRCGFLGLLHAEIVQERLEREFGLSLIATAPSVVYRVRLKGGEEVEIHNPADLPDPTRIEEVLEPYVKLTIFTPEEYVGSIMQLVQEKRGRLLNMNYLPGSQKRVELVYEAPFAEILYDFHDRLKSLSRGYASMDYEQIGYQPGDLVKVNVLVHGEVVDALTFIAHREKAYSLARAIVDKLAEVIPRQLFEVPIQAAIGGKIIARATVKALRKDVLAKCYGGDVTRKKKLLEKQKEGKKRLKAIGKVEVPQEAFLAVLSAGRDEP from the coding sequence ATGGGAAGGATGGCAGGCCACCTGATCCGCAACTTCTCCATCATCGCCCACGTGGACCACGGGAAGTCCACCCTGGCCGACCGCATCCTGCAGATGACCCATGCCGTGAGCGAGCGGGAGATGCGGGAGCAGTTTCTGGACTCCCTAGAACTGGAGCGGGAACGGGGGATCACCATCAAGGCCAGCGCAGTGCGGGTGAACTACCGGGCCAAGGACGGGCAGGAGTACATCTTCAACCTCATCGACACCCCCGGGCACGTGGACTTCACCTACGAGGTCTCCCGGGCCCTGGCGGCGGTGGAGGGGGTCTTGCTGGTGGTGGACGCCAGCCAAGGGGTGGAGGCCCAGACCATCGCCAACTTCTACCTGGCCCTGGAGCACGAGCACACCATCATCCCCGTGGTCAACAAGATTGACCTGCCCAACGCCCGCCCCCTCGAGGTGGCCCTGGAGGTGGAGGAGGTCCTGGGCCTCCCCGCCGACGAGGCCATCTTCGCCTCCGGCAAGACGGGGGAGGGGGTGGAGGCCATCCTGGAGGCCATCGTGGCCCGCATCCCACCCCCCAAAGGGGACCCCGCGGCCCCCTTGAAGGCCCTGATCTTTGACTCCCTCTACGACGCCTACCAGGGGGTGATCCCCTACCTGCGCCTCTTTGAGGGCCAGGTGCGGCCAGGGGACCGGATCCGGGTCTGGTCCACGGGGCGGGAGTTCACCGTGGACAAGGTGGGGGTCTTCACCCCCCAGGGCCTGGTGCCCAAGGAGGCCCTGGTGGCCGGGGAGGTGGGGTGGCTCACCGCCGCCATCCGCGACATCCACGACGTGCAGGTGGGGGATACCATCACCCTGGCCGAAAGGCCCACGGACGCCCCCTATCCTGGCTTCCGCCCGGCCAAGCCCGTGGTCTTCGCCGGGCTCTACCCGGTGGACTCTGGGGACTACGGCAAGCTCCGGGATGCCCTGGAGAAGCTGAAGCTGAACGACGCCGCCCTGGCCTTTGAGCCGGAAACCTCCTCCGCCTTGGGCTTCGGCTTCCGCTGTGGCTTCCTGGGGCTTTTGCACGCCGAGATCGTCCAGGAGCGCCTAGAAAGGGAGTTCGGCCTCTCCCTTATCGCCACCGCCCCCAGCGTGGTCTACCGGGTGCGGCTCAAGGGAGGGGAGGAGGTGGAGATCCACAACCCCGCGGACCTGCCCGACCCCACCCGGATAGAGGAGGTCCTCGAGCCCTACGTGAAGCTCACCATCTTCACCCCCGAGGAGTACGTGGGAAGCATCATGCAGTTGGTCCAGGAAAAGCGGGGCAGGCTACTGAACATGAACTACCTGCCGGGCTCGCAAAAGCGGGTGGAGCTGGTCTACGAGGCCCCCTTCGCCGAGATCCTCTACGATTTCCACGACCGCCTGAAAAGCCTTTCCCGGGGGTACGCCTCCATGGACTACGAGCAGATCGGCTACCAGCCCGGGGACCTGGTCAAGGTCAACGTGCTGGTGCACGGGGAGGTGGTGGACGCCCTCACCTTCATCGCCCACCGGGAAAAGGCCTACAGCCTGGCCCGGGCCATCGTGGACAAGCTGGCCGAGGTCATCCCCCGGCAGCTCTTTGAGGTGCCCATCCAGGCGGCCATCGGGGGCAAGATCATCGCCCGGGCCACGGTGAAGGCCCTGAGAAAGGACGTGCTGGCCAAGTGCTATGGCGGGGACGTCACCCGCAAGAAGAAGCTTTTGGAAAAGCAAAAAGAAGGCAAAAAGCGCCTGAAGGCCATCGGCAAGGTGGAGGTGCCCCAGGAGGCCTTCTTGGCGGTGCTCTCGGCGGGAAGGGATGAGCCTTAG
- a CDS encoding sensor histidine kinase KdpD, whose protein sequence is MSLRTRLALVIALLAFLPNLVLALTLGILGAGWWLPLFLWLLLLALVSGLVGYFLAQGLLRPLEELTRALAYLSLKEGPVSELRLPRPQEPPPQEIALLRDRFEELLQRLRGLMEAREAFYGALAHDLKTPLLSAIRTLAYLERADGLGKERRVELLQGLKGELAGALELLENLLALSRLEARSPARETLNLRALAEDLLLRYQEEAKRRGLALEVEGAGLARGERLLVERALANLLDNALRHARSRVRIRVAEGALAVEDDGPGLPLPLEALALPFRQGSGNRGQAGLGLYTAKRVAEAHGGRLGVEESPLGGACLRLELSPATSF, encoded by the coding sequence ATGAGCCTTAGAACCAGGCTGGCCCTGGTCATCGCCCTTTTGGCCTTTCTGCCCAACCTGGTCCTGGCCCTCACCTTGGGGATCCTGGGGGCGGGGTGGTGGCTTCCCCTCTTCCTCTGGCTCCTCCTCCTGGCCCTGGTATCCGGCCTGGTGGGCTACTTCCTGGCCCAGGGCCTCCTCCGCCCCCTGGAGGAGCTCACCCGGGCCCTGGCCTACCTCTCCCTGAAGGAGGGGCCGGTGAGCGAGCTACGGCTTCCCCGTCCCCAGGAGCCCCCACCCCAGGAGATCGCCCTCCTCCGGGATCGGTTTGAGGAGCTTTTGCAAAGGCTCCGGGGCCTCATGGAGGCCCGGGAGGCCTTCTACGGGGCCCTGGCCCACGACCTCAAGACCCCCCTCCTTTCCGCCATCCGCACCCTGGCCTACCTGGAGCGGGCGGACGGGCTGGGCAAGGAGCGCCGGGTGGAGCTCTTGCAGGGCCTAAAGGGGGAGCTGGCCGGGGCCCTGGAGCTTTTGGAAAACCTCCTGGCCCTCTCCCGCCTCGAGGCCCGCAGCCCCGCACGGGAAACCCTGAACCTGCGGGCCCTGGCGGAAGACCTCCTCCTGCGCTACCAGGAGGAGGCGAAGAGGCGGGGCTTGGCCCTGGAGGTGGAGGGGGCGGGGCTGGCCCGGGGGGAGCGGCTTTTGGTGGAAAGGGCCTTGGCCAACCTCCTGGACAACGCCCTGCGCCACGCCCGGAGCCGGGTGCGGATCCGGGTGGCGGAGGGGGCCTTGGCGGTGGAGGACGACGGGCCCGGGCTTCCCCTGCCCCTGGAGGCCCTGGCCCTGCCCTTCCGCCAAGGCTCGGGCAACCGGGGCCAGGCGGGGCTTGGCCTCTACACCGCCAAGCGGGTGGCCGAGGCCCACGGGGGAAGGCTTGGGGTGGAGGAAAGCCCCTTGGGCGGGGCCTGCTTGCGCCTGGAACTCTCCCCCGCCACCTCCTTCTAG
- a CDS encoding acyl-CoA dehydrogenase family protein → MSLDRSLEELARRFARERLLPEASRYDREAVFPWPLFREAARLGFPVLLVPEELGGVGLGPVALTGVAEELAYACTGLAAALLLNNLVADALLLSGSPYAQGFLPRLREEVASYALTEPHAGSDVAALRTRAEKVPGGYRLWGRKTWISHAPEARFFVVFARVAEGREGIAAFLLERGEGVEVGPPLPKLGQKASPAAEVALEGVLVPEEGLIAREGFRLAMRVFNRSRPMVAALAVGLLRRALDEALAYATLREAFGRPLVEHQGVGFKLAEMAVDLEAARLLARKAAEQAERGEDNAFMAAAAKAFAAEAAERGAAEAVQVFGGNGYSEEYPVAKLYRDAKVLRIYEGTSEIQRLIVLRELLRRRS, encoded by the coding sequence TTGAGCCTGGACCGTTCCTTGGAGGAGCTGGCCCGGCGCTTTGCCCGGGAGAGGCTTCTTCCCGAGGCCAGCCGCTACGACCGGGAGGCCGTTTTCCCTTGGCCCCTTTTCCGGGAGGCGGCCCGGCTGGGTTTCCCGGTTTTGCTGGTGCCGGAGGAGCTGGGCGGGGTGGGGCTTGGCCCTGTGGCCCTGACGGGGGTGGCCGAGGAGCTGGCCTACGCCTGTACCGGCCTGGCGGCGGCCCTCCTCCTCAACAATCTGGTGGCCGACGCCCTCCTCCTTTCGGGAAGCCCCTACGCCCAGGGCTTCCTCCCCCGGCTTCGGGAGGAGGTGGCCTCCTACGCCCTCACCGAGCCCCACGCCGGTTCGGACGTGGCCGCCCTGCGCACCCGGGCGGAGAAGGTGCCCGGGGGGTACCGCCTTTGGGGCCGCAAGACCTGGATCAGCCACGCCCCCGAGGCCCGCTTCTTCGTGGTCTTCGCCCGGGTGGCCGAGGGCCGGGAGGGGATCGCCGCCTTCCTCCTGGAGCGGGGGGAGGGGGTGGAGGTGGGCCCGCCCTTGCCCAAGCTGGGCCAGAAGGCCTCCCCGGCGGCGGAGGTGGCCCTGGAGGGGGTCTTGGTGCCCGAGGAGGGCCTGATCGCCCGGGAGGGCTTCCGGCTGGCCATGCGGGTTTTCAACCGCTCCCGGCCCATGGTGGCGGCCTTGGCCGTGGGGCTTTTGCGCCGGGCCCTGGACGAGGCCCTGGCCTACGCCACCCTGCGGGAGGCCTTTGGCCGGCCCCTGGTGGAACACCAGGGGGTGGGGTTCAAGCTGGCGGAGATGGCGGTGGACCTCGAGGCCGCCCGCCTCCTGGCCCGAAAGGCCGCCGAACAGGCCGAAAGGGGGGAGGATAACGCCTTCATGGCCGCCGCCGCCAAGGCCTTTGCGGCCGAGGCCGCGGAACGGGGGGCGGCGGAGGCGGTCCAGGTCTTCGGGGGCAACGGCTACAGCGAGGAGTACCCCGTGGCCAAGCTTTACCGGGACGCCAAGGTCCTCCGGATCTATGAGGGGACCTCGGAGATCCAGCGGCTCATCGTGTTGCGGGAGCTTTTGCGGAGGCGGTCATGA
- a CDS encoding CoA transferase: protein MAPCAWPPGRVLDLTRLLPGPLAGKVLAELGLPVLKVEPPGGDPLAALAPEAYRFLNGKKEVLVLDLKAEEGRARLLALAREAAVLLESNRPGVMERLGLGPEVLLEANPRLVYARLRGYPETPDPGHDLTYLAEAGLLGRFPWRAFQFADLAGAYALALSVLKGLLLGGGVYEVALSQAVEAIAYPPLPFLDGSVLCYGVYPAREGEVALAALEPHLWARFCQKAGLEELLPSAFSPRDPEHPACARLLAFFRERTAWDWEAWAREEGLPLRAVRG from the coding sequence ATGGCGCCTTGCGCATGGCCCCCCGGTAGGGTCCTGGACCTGACCCGCCTCCTCCCCGGGCCCCTGGCGGGAAAGGTTTTGGCCGAGCTGGGCCTTCCCGTCCTCAAGGTGGAGCCCCCAGGCGGCGACCCCCTGGCCGCCCTGGCCCCAGAGGCCTACCGCTTCCTGAACGGCAAGAAGGAGGTCCTGGTCCTGGACCTCAAGGCCGAGGAGGGGAGGGCCCGGCTCCTGGCGCTGGCCCGGGAAGCCGCGGTCCTCCTGGAGTCCAACCGCCCGGGGGTGATGGAGCGGCTAGGCTTGGGGCCGGAGGTCCTTCTGGAGGCCAACCCTCGGCTGGTCTATGCCCGGCTGCGCGGCTACCCCGAGACCCCCGATCCCGGCCACGACCTCACCTACCTGGCGGAGGCCGGCCTCCTTGGCCGCTTCCCCTGGCGGGCCTTCCAGTTCGCCGACCTGGCGGGGGCCTACGCCCTGGCCCTCAGCGTCCTAAAGGGGCTTCTCCTGGGGGGCGGGGTCTACGAGGTGGCCCTCTCCCAGGCGGTGGAGGCCATCGCCTACCCGCCCCTACCCTTCCTGGACGGCTCGGTCCTTTGCTACGGGGTCTACCCGGCCCGGGAGGGGGAGGTGGCCCTGGCGGCCCTGGAGCCCCACCTCTGGGCCCGGTTCTGCCAGAAGGCGGGGCTAGAGGAGCTTCTCCCCTCGGCCTTTAGCCCGAGGGACCCGGAACACCCGGCCTGCGCCCGGCTGCTTGCCTTTTTCCGGGAGAGGACCGCCTGGGATTGGGAGGCCTGGGCCCGGGAAGAGGGCCTTCCTTTGCGGGCGGTGCGGGGTTAG
- a CDS encoding 3-hydroxybutyrate dehydrogenase — MGNLAGKTVLVTGAGSGIGLAMARAFAREGARVLVHDVRDASRVAEELGGVFLQADLADPEAVAALGQKAAELGAGILVNNAGFQHIDPVEAFPLEVWQRMLQVMLTAPFQLIRALLPGMKARGWGRILNIASVHGLVASPYKSAYIAAKHGLLGLTKTVALEAGPFGVTVNAIAPAYVRTPLVENQVQDQARTLGLPPEEVAAKVFLAQAAIPRLIEPEEVAELALFLASEKASAITGAVFPIDLGWTAR; from the coding sequence ATGGGCAACCTGGCAGGAAAGACGGTCCTCGTCACGGGTGCGGGAAGCGGCATCGGCCTGGCCATGGCCCGGGCCTTCGCCCGGGAAGGGGCCAGGGTCCTGGTCCACGACGTGAGGGACGCCTCGAGGGTGGCGGAGGAACTGGGAGGGGTTTTCCTCCAAGCCGACCTCGCGGACCCGGAGGCGGTGGCCGCCCTGGGCCAGAAGGCCGCGGAGCTGGGGGCGGGGATCCTGGTCAACAACGCCGGTTTCCAGCACATTGACCCGGTGGAGGCCTTCCCCCTGGAGGTCTGGCAAAGGATGCTCCAGGTGATGCTCACCGCCCCCTTCCAGCTCATCCGGGCCCTCCTGCCGGGGATGAAGGCCAGGGGCTGGGGGCGGATCCTCAACATCGCCAGCGTCCACGGCCTGGTGGCCAGCCCCTACAAGAGCGCCTACATCGCTGCCAAGCACGGCCTCTTGGGCCTGACCAAGACCGTGGCCCTCGAGGCCGGCCCCTTCGGCGTCACCGTAAACGCCATCGCCCCCGCCTACGTGCGCACCCCCCTGGTGGAAAACCAGGTCCAGGACCAGGCCCGCACCCTGGGCCTCCCCCCGGAGGAGGTGGCGGCCAAGGTCTTCCTGGCCCAGGCAGCCATCCCCCGCCTCATTGAGCCCGAGGAGGTGGCCGAGCTGGCCCTCTTCCTGGCCTCGGAAAAGGCCAGCGCCATCACCGGGGCGGTCTTCCCCATTGACCTGGGCTGGACGGCCCGCTAA
- the sdaAB gene encoding L-serine ammonia-lyase, iron-sulfur-dependent subunit beta, with protein sequence MGLLDMIGPVMVGPSSSHTAGACRLALLARHLLGEKPKRVEFGLHGSFAKTGQGHGTHLALAAGILGLRPDDERLKESLALAEREGVEVVFREVELGDVHPNTVRMALEGEKERLLVTGSSLGGGLVRVFDVEGFEVRITGAAPTLVVRNVDTPGVVARVARILADDEVNIAHLTVSRKKRGGEAMMSIEMDRALTAKPLEYLEYLSYILWVRQIPPVMD encoded by the coding sequence ATGGGTCTTCTAGACATGATCGGGCCGGTGATGGTGGGACCTTCTTCCAGCCACACCGCCGGCGCCTGCCGCCTGGCCCTCCTGGCCCGCCACCTCTTGGGGGAAAAGCCCAAGCGGGTGGAGTTTGGCCTCCATGGCTCCTTCGCCAAGACCGGCCAGGGGCATGGGACCCACCTGGCCCTGGCCGCGGGGATCCTGGGCCTGAGGCCCGACGACGAAAGGCTCAAGGAGAGCCTGGCCCTGGCCGAGAGGGAAGGGGTGGAGGTGGTCTTCCGGGAGGTGGAGCTTGGGGATGTCCACCCCAACACCGTGCGCATGGCCCTGGAGGGAGAGAAGGAGCGCCTTTTGGTGACGGGGAGCTCCCTGGGCGGGGGGCTGGTGCGGGTCTTTGACGTGGAGGGGTTTGAGGTGCGCATCACCGGGGCCGCCCCTACCTTGGTGGTGCGCAACGTGGACACCCCGGGGGTGGTGGCCCGGGTGGCCCGGATCCTGGCCGACGACGAGGTGAACATCGCCCACCTCACCGTGAGCCGAAAGAAGCGGGGCGGCGAGGCCATGATGAGCATTGAGATGGACCGGGCCCTCACCGCCAAGCCCCTGGAGTACCTGGAGTATCTCTCCTACATCCTCTGGGTGCGGCAGATCCCCCCGGTGATGGACTAG
- a CDS encoding SDR family NAD(P)-dependent oxidoreductase yields MERSALVTGGASGLGRAAALALKAKGYRVVVLDLKEGGDEGLLYAVGDVTREGDVLRALEALPQPPFAVVNAAGIGLAKKVLGREGPHDLESFRRVLEVNLVGTFNVVRLAAWRMRENPPDAEGQRGVVVNTASVAAFEGQIGQAAYAASKGGVAALTLPLARELAEWGVRVVTVAPGLFDTPLLQGLPEKAKASLAEQVPFPRRLGRPEEYARLVLHVLENPMLNGEVIRLDGALRMAPR; encoded by the coding sequence ATGGAGCGGAGCGCTTTGGTGACGGGCGGGGCCTCGGGGCTGGGGCGGGCGGCGGCCCTGGCCCTCAAGGCCAAGGGGTACCGGGTGGTGGTCCTGGACCTGAAGGAGGGGGGGGACGAGGGGCTTCTCTACGCCGTGGGGGACGTGACCCGGGAAGGGGATGTGCTCCGGGCCCTCGAGGCCCTTCCCCAACCCCCCTTCGCCGTGGTGAACGCCGCCGGGATCGGCCTGGCCAAGAAGGTCCTGGGGCGGGAAGGCCCCCACGACCTGGAAAGCTTCCGTAGGGTGCTGGAGGTCAACCTGGTGGGGACCTTCAACGTGGTCCGCCTGGCCGCCTGGCGCATGCGGGAAAACCCCCCGGACGCCGAGGGGCAACGGGGGGTGGTGGTGAACACCGCCAGCGTGGCCGCCTTTGAGGGGCAGATCGGCCAGGCGGCCTACGCCGCTAGCAAGGGGGGCGTGGCGGCCCTGACCCTGCCCCTGGCCCGGGAGCTGGCGGAGTGGGGGGTCCGGGTGGTGACCGTGGCCCCGGGCCTCTTTGACACCCCTCTGCTCCAGGGGCTTCCCGAGAAAGCCAAGGCCTCTTTGGCGGAGCAGGTGCCCTTTCCCCGGCGCCTGGGCCGCCCCGAGGAGTACGCCCGCCTGGTCCTCCACGTGCTGGAAAACCCCATGCTCAACGGGGAGGTGATCCGCCTGGATGGCGCCTTGCGCATGGCCCCCCGGTAG
- a CDS encoding thiolase family protein, with translation MREAVILEAVRTPIGKRNGALRDWRPDALYARVLDALLERTGIDPALVGDVVTGCVTQAGEQGANLGRLAVLLSRLPREVPAVTLNRMCGSSQQAVHFAAQAIAAGDLDFAIAGGVESMTRAPMFSDIGGGFHTLNPALFQRHELVHQGESAERIAERYGLSREELDGWAYLSHRRAAQATQEGRFRAQMVPLEGLDAEGRPFLLDFDEGIRPDADYGRMLALKPVFRQNGVVTAGNASQISDGAAALLLGDREKAEALGLRPRARFRARVVVAGDPTLQLLEVIPATQKALARAGLSLKDLDVIEINEAFASVVLAFLRAFNPDPERVNPNGGAIAHGHPLGATGAILMTKLLHELERTGGEFGLQVMCIGHGQATATVLQRI, from the coding sequence ATGAGGGAGGCGGTGATCCTCGAGGCGGTGCGCACGCCCATCGGCAAGCGGAACGGGGCCCTGAGGGACTGGCGGCCCGATGCCCTTTACGCCCGGGTCCTGGACGCCCTCTTGGAGCGGACGGGGATCGATCCCGCCCTGGTGGGGGACGTGGTCACGGGGTGCGTGACCCAAGCGGGGGAGCAGGGGGCCAACCTGGGGCGGCTTGCGGTCCTCCTCTCCCGCCTGCCCCGGGAGGTGCCGGCGGTGACCCTGAACCGCATGTGCGGTTCCTCCCAACAGGCGGTCCACTTCGCCGCCCAGGCCATCGCCGCCGGGGACCTGGACTTCGCCATCGCCGGGGGGGTGGAGAGCATGACCCGGGCCCCCATGTTCTCCGATATCGGGGGCGGCTTCCACACCCTGAACCCTGCCCTCTTCCAGAGGCACGAGCTGGTCCACCAGGGGGAGAGCGCCGAGCGCATCGCCGAGCGGTATGGGCTTAGCCGGGAGGAGCTGGACGGGTGGGCCTACCTCTCCCACCGGCGGGCGGCCCAGGCCACCCAGGAGGGCCGCTTCCGGGCCCAGATGGTCCCCCTGGAGGGCCTGGACGCCGAAGGGCGTCCTTTTCTCCTGGATTTTGACGAGGGCATCCGCCCCGATGCGGACTACGGGCGGATGCTGGCCCTCAAGCCCGTCTTCCGCCAAAACGGGGTGGTCACCGCCGGGAACGCCAGCCAGATCTCCGATGGGGCGGCGGCCCTCCTCCTGGGGGATAGGGAGAAGGCCGAGGCCCTGGGCCTCCGCCCCCGGGCCCGCTTCCGCGCCCGGGTGGTGGTGGCGGGGGACCCCACCTTGCAGCTTCTGGAGGTGATCCCCGCCACCCAGAAGGCCCTGGCGCGGGCGGGGCTTTCCCTAAAGGACCTGGACGTGATTGAGATCAACGAGGCCTTTGCCAGCGTGGTCCTGGCCTTCCTCCGGGCCTTCAACCCCGATCCGGAACGGGTGAACCCCAACGGGGGGGCCATCGCCCACGGCCACCCCTTGGGGGCCACGGGGGCCATCCTCATGACCAAACTCCTCCACGAGCTGGAGCGCACCGGGGGGGAGTTCGGCCTGCAGGTGATGTGCATCGGCCACGGCCAGGCCACGGCCACGGTGCTGCAAAGGATCTAG
- the cdd gene encoding cytidine deaminase — translation MEKVREILQAHVERAYAPYSGFPVVALVEAEGEAFLGVNVENAAFPLAQCAERNAVAAMVLAGKRRLDRVHVYSPKGPIPPCGGCRQVLAEFGHPETEVFLHGPEGYVVWRLSELLPLAFRL, via the coding sequence ATGGAGAAGGTTAGGGAGATCCTGCAGGCCCACGTGGAGCGGGCCTACGCCCCCTACTCGGGTTTCCCCGTGGTGGCCTTGGTGGAGGCAGAAGGGGAGGCCTTCCTGGGGGTTAACGTGGAAAACGCCGCCTTTCCCCTTGCCCAGTGTGCCGAGCGCAACGCGGTGGCGGCCATGGTCCTGGCGGGGAAAAGGCGCTTGGACCGGGTGCACGTGTACAGCCCCAAGGGCCCCATCCCCCCTTGCGGGGGGTGCCGCCAGGTCCTGGCCGAGTTCGGCCACCCGGAAACCGAGGTCTTCCTCCACGGCCCCGAGGGGTACGTGGTATGGCGGCTTTCCGAGCTTCTGCCCCTGGCCTTCCGGCTTTAG